The Saccharothrix variisporea genome has a segment encoding these proteins:
- a CDS encoding DHA2 family efflux MFS transporter permease subunit: MTSAGVSDAVAPPPVLSRADRTVIGVLLVATFVVILNETIMGVALPVLLDELDVTAAVGQWLTAGFLLTMSVVIPVTGFLIQRVPTRVLFGVAMGLFSAGTLIAALAPGFPVLMAARVVQASGTAIMLPLLMTTVMTLVPAERRGAVMGNISIVISVAPAIGPTVSGIVLDLWGWRAMFLVVLPIALAAMALGLKWVSSVGERSDAPIDPVSVVLSVFGFGGLVYALSSIGQPGGSGSVTLWASLVVGVLGVVAFVLRQVSLQRKDRALLDLRTFGVRTFTITSALMMVMMGLLLGVATLLPIYMQNVLKLQPLTTGLLLLPGGLLMGLLSPFVGRLYDKVGPRILLVVGTVATSASLWFATTFTASTAAWFVLAFHLLLSLGLAFSFTPLFSSGLGSLPMRLYSHGSAVFATTQQLAAAAGVALLVSVMSARAATLAASGDAAGAEMGGIHTAMLLAAGLSLVAIVGALTIKGGKAEAPAGH; encoded by the coding sequence ATGACATCCGCAGGTGTGTCCGACGCCGTGGCGCCGCCACCCGTGCTCAGCCGCGCCGACCGCACGGTCATCGGCGTGCTGCTGGTGGCCACGTTCGTGGTCATCCTCAACGAGACCATCATGGGCGTCGCGCTGCCGGTGCTGCTGGACGAGCTGGACGTGACGGCGGCGGTCGGCCAGTGGCTGACGGCCGGCTTCCTGCTCACCATGTCCGTGGTGATCCCGGTCACCGGCTTCCTGATCCAACGCGTGCCCACCCGCGTGCTGTTCGGCGTGGCGATGGGCCTGTTCAGCGCCGGCACGCTCATCGCCGCGCTGGCACCGGGCTTCCCGGTCCTGATGGCCGCCCGCGTGGTGCAGGCGTCCGGCACGGCGATCATGCTGCCGCTGCTGATGACCACGGTCATGACCCTGGTGCCCGCCGAGCGGCGCGGTGCCGTGATGGGCAACATCTCCATCGTCATCTCGGTGGCGCCGGCCATCGGCCCGACGGTGTCCGGCATCGTGCTGGACCTGTGGGGCTGGCGCGCCATGTTCCTGGTCGTGCTGCCGATCGCCCTCGCGGCGATGGCGCTGGGCCTGAAGTGGGTGTCGTCGGTGGGCGAGCGCAGCGACGCGCCGATCGACCCGGTGTCGGTCGTGCTGTCGGTGTTCGGCTTCGGCGGCCTGGTGTACGCGCTGTCCAGCATCGGCCAGCCCGGCGGTTCCGGGTCGGTCACGCTGTGGGCGTCGCTCGTGGTCGGTGTGCTCGGCGTCGTGGCGTTCGTGCTGCGCCAGGTGTCGCTGCAGCGCAAGGACCGGGCGCTGCTGGACCTGCGGACGTTCGGCGTGCGGACCTTCACCATCACCAGCGCGCTGATGATGGTCATGATGGGTCTGTTGCTGGGCGTGGCGACGCTGCTGCCGATCTACATGCAGAACGTCCTCAAGCTCCAGCCGCTGACGACCGGCTTGCTGTTGCTGCCGGGCGGCCTGCTGATGGGCCTGCTGTCCCCGTTCGTGGGCCGGCTCTACGACAAGGTCGGCCCGCGCATCCTGCTCGTGGTCGGCACGGTGGCGACCAGCGCGTCGCTGTGGTTCGCGACGACGTTCACGGCGTCGACGGCGGCGTGGTTCGTGCTGGCGTTCCACCTGCTGCTGAGCCTGGGCCTGGCGTTCTCCTTCACGCCGCTGTTCTCGTCCGGTCTGGGTTCGCTGCCGATGCGCCTGTACTCGCACGGCAGCGCCGTCTTCGCCACGACGCAGCAGCTCGCCGCGGCTGCGGGCGTGGCCCTGCTGGTGAGCGTGATGAGCGCTCGGGCGGCCACCCTGGCGGCGTCGGGTGACGCGGCGGGCGCGGAGATGGGCGGCATCCACACGGCGATGCTGCTGGCGGCCGGCTTGTCGCTGGTCGCGATCGTGGGCGCGTTGACGATCAAGGGCGGCAAGGCGGAAGCACCCGCCGGCCACTGA
- a CDS encoding S8 family peptidase, translated as MTHWGTRSSLLAAVLVAGVVVVPAEAAADVGVMPSGPTVTLVTGDKVTLGGSDGVTVKAAQGRERIGFTSRTDVRGDLHVVPVDAVAGLAGGKLDPRLFNVSELVRAGYDDASVDRLPLIVDQPRAGANGRALPALGAAAVSVERNADFWATARDAEHIWLDGRVRVQLDKSVPQIGAPTAWAAGYTGAGTTVAVLDTGVDAKHPDLSDAVVGEQNFTTSDTAGDRVGHGTHVASTITGNGAQYKGVAPDTKLLNGKVLDDHGYGLESWIIAGMEWAAANNADVVNMSLGAPMPSDGTDPLSQAVNRITAETGTLFVIAAGNSGGQVGGPGAADAALTVGSVDKSDRLAPSSSRGRVDGVLKPDLTAPGVEITAAKAGGGYTTLSGTSMATPHVAGAAAVLAGQHPDWRPEQLKAALMGTAKPNGSLVEQGAGRVDLGTAATSTVFADAGSFSLGSVQWPHHDDQPITKTITYTNTGTEPVTLDLAADVTGPQGTLAPQGMFTFSPARLTVPAGGTATTTATVDTRVEAPDGVYSGAITATGSRTVRTVLTVTREVESYNVTVKALDHNGSPTDKYFAGFVDVNKRESHSSHDPSGTVVARVPKGEFYFTGFVQTEVGERQYRNTEFVEPSFVVTGDTEIVLDARQAKPVGFATDRPDAKVGSAKYRFRMKTAWGELSSTTFIQDYEAFTFKPTTTSARDRFSFTAEARMGAWNGKSFDGSPYLYHLRHTENGSVPQDLQWRFRDADLAKVRSEHAAATPGVVGYRENFLVVPLPGTLTEYYTPDEPWDGQFIEMVDPEHFEFVSVVDQTRPRSFPLGRTTTERWNTGVFGPAFPTGLDSPLYFAARIGDYTRFVLPLFTDNGRGRSGDASASGTTALLRDGTVIGETAAPGLGYFKVSPDRAQYTLRATADRSSYARLSTKVTADWTFTSEGDGTQDPRLLPLLAVRFTPTLDNTNAAPAGRPFRVPLYVQRNGTTDPGRVNTPVVEISYDDGATWLRAPVTRDRAQWTALAFHPADAKFVSLRSRVTDADGNAQSQTIIRAYALK; from the coding sequence ATGACCCACTGGGGGACTCGGTCGAGCCTGCTCGCCGCGGTGCTCGTCGCGGGTGTGGTGGTGGTGCCGGCGGAGGCCGCGGCCGATGTCGGCGTGATGCCCTCGGGGCCGACGGTCACGCTGGTCACCGGGGACAAGGTCACGCTGGGCGGTTCGGACGGGGTGACGGTCAAGGCCGCGCAGGGCCGGGAGCGCATCGGGTTCACCTCCCGCACCGACGTGCGCGGTGACCTGCACGTGGTGCCGGTGGACGCGGTCGCTGGGCTGGCCGGCGGGAAGCTCGACCCCCGCCTGTTCAACGTCAGCGAGTTGGTGCGCGCCGGCTACGACGACGCCTCCGTCGACCGGCTGCCGCTGATCGTCGACCAGCCGCGGGCCGGGGCGAACGGGCGTGCGCTGCCGGCGTTGGGCGCGGCGGCCGTGTCGGTCGAGCGGAACGCGGACTTCTGGGCCACCGCGCGGGACGCCGAGCACATCTGGCTCGACGGTCGGGTCCGGGTGCAGCTCGACAAGTCCGTGCCGCAGATCGGTGCGCCCACCGCGTGGGCCGCCGGGTACACGGGCGCGGGGACGACGGTCGCCGTGCTGGACACCGGCGTGGACGCCAAGCACCCCGACCTGTCCGACGCCGTGGTGGGCGAGCAGAACTTCACCACCTCGGACACCGCGGGCGACCGCGTCGGGCACGGCACGCACGTCGCCTCGACCATCACCGGCAACGGGGCCCAGTACAAGGGCGTCGCGCCGGACACCAAGCTGCTCAACGGGAAGGTGCTCGACGACCACGGCTACGGCCTGGAGTCCTGGATCATCGCCGGCATGGAGTGGGCCGCCGCGAACAACGCCGACGTGGTCAACATGAGCCTCGGCGCACCCATGCCCAGCGACGGCACCGACCCGCTCTCGCAGGCCGTCAACCGGATCACCGCCGAGACCGGGACCCTGTTCGTCATCGCGGCGGGCAACTCCGGCGGCCAGGTCGGCGGCCCCGGTGCCGCCGACGCGGCGCTGACCGTCGGCTCGGTGGACAAGTCCGACCGGCTCGCCCCCTCCTCCAGCCGGGGCCGCGTGGACGGCGTGCTCAAGCCCGACCTCACCGCGCCGGGCGTGGAGATCACGGCGGCCAAGGCCGGTGGCGGCTACACCACGCTGTCCGGCACGTCCATGGCCACCCCGCACGTCGCCGGCGCGGCGGCCGTGCTCGCCGGGCAGCACCCGGACTGGCGTCCCGAGCAGCTCAAGGCCGCGCTGATGGGCACCGCCAAGCCGAACGGCAGCCTGGTCGAGCAGGGCGCGGGCCGCGTGGACCTGGGCACCGCCGCCACCTCCACCGTGTTCGCCGACGCGGGCAGCTTCAGCCTGGGCTCGGTGCAGTGGCCGCACCACGACGACCAGCCCATCACGAAGACCATCACCTACACCAACACCGGCACCGAACCGGTCACGCTCGACCTCGCCGCCGACGTCACCGGACCGCAGGGAACCCTTGCCCCGCAGGGCATGTTCACCTTCTCGCCGGCCCGCCTGACCGTGCCCGCCGGCGGCACGGCGACCACGACCGCCACCGTCGACACCCGCGTCGAGGCGCCGGACGGCGTCTACAGCGGGGCGATCACCGCGACCGGGTCACGGACCGTGCGCACGGTCCTGACCGTCACCCGCGAGGTCGAGAGCTACAACGTCACCGTGAAGGCCCTGGACCACAACGGGTCCCCGACCGACAAGTACTTCGCCGGCTTCGTGGACGTGAACAAGCGCGAGTCCCACAGCAGCCACGACCCGTCCGGCACGGTGGTGGCCCGCGTGCCCAAGGGCGAGTTCTACTTCACCGGCTTCGTGCAGACCGAGGTGGGCGAACGCCAATACCGCAACACCGAATTCGTCGAGCCGTCCTTCGTCGTCACCGGGGACACCGAGATCGTGCTGGACGCCCGGCAGGCCAAGCCGGTCGGGTTCGCCACCGACCGGCCCGACGCCAAGGTCGGCAGTGCGAAGTACCGGTTCCGCATGAAGACGGCGTGGGGCGAGCTGAGCTCCACGACCTTCATCCAGGACTACGAGGCGTTCACCTTCAAGCCCACCACCACCTCCGCGCGGGACCGCTTCAGCTTCACCGCCGAGGCCAGGATGGGCGCGTGGAACGGCAAGTCCTTCGACGGCAGCCCGTACCTGTACCACCTGCGGCACACCGAGAACGGCTCGGTCCCGCAGGACCTCCAGTGGCGGTTCCGCGACGCCGACCTGGCGAAGGTGCGGTCCGAGCACGCGGCGGCCACCCCCGGAGTCGTGGGCTACCGCGAGAACTTCCTGGTGGTGCCGCTGCCCGGCACGCTCACGGAGTACTACACGCCCGACGAGCCGTGGGACGGCCAGTTCATCGAGATGGTGGACCCGGAGCACTTCGAGTTCGTGTCCGTGGTCGACCAGACCCGCCCGCGCAGCTTCCCCCTCGGCCGCACGACGACCGAGCGCTGGAACACCGGCGTCTTCGGCCCGGCCTTCCCGACCGGCCTCGACAGCCCGCTGTACTTCGCGGCCCGCATCGGCGACTACACGCGTTTCGTCCTGCCGCTGTTCACCGACAACGGCCGCGGCCGGTCCGGGGACGCCAGTGCCTCCGGCACCACCGCCCTCCTGCGCGACGGCACGGTGATCGGGGAGACGGCGGCCCCGGGCCTGGGCTACTTCAAGGTCTCCCCGGACCGCGCCCAGTACACCCTCCGCGCCACCGCCGACCGCTCTTCCTACGCACGACTGTCCACAAAGGTCACTGCCGACTGGACCTTCACCAGCGAGGGCGACGGCACGCAAGACCCGAGGCTCCTGCCCCTCCTGGCCGTCCGCTTCACGCCGACCCTCGACAACACCAACGCGGCCCCGGCGGGCAGGCCGTTCCGCGTCCCGCTGTACGTGCAGCGGAACGGCACCACCGACCCCGGCCGGGTGAACACGCCGGTCGTGGAGATCTCCTACGACGACGGGGCCACCTGGCTCCGTGCGCCGGTGACCCGTGACCGCGCGCAGTGGACGGCACTCGCCTTCCACCCGGCGGACGCGAAGTTCGTGTCCTTGCGCTCCCGAGTCACCGACGCCGACGGCAACGCCCAGTCCCAAACCATCATCCGGGCCTACGCCCTGAAGTAG
- a CDS encoding polynucleotide kinase-phosphatase, with protein MELKIPDLCLVVLVGASGSGKSTFARKHFAPTQVLSSDYFRGLVADDENDQTASGAAFDVLHYVAGKRLAAGRTTVVDATNVQRADRAQLVEIAREHDVLPVAIVLDLPEEVCLARNATRPDRDFGPHVVRRHRTALRKSLKFLAKEGFKKVHVLRSQSEVDEAVIVPEPLYNDLRHETGPFDVIGDVHGCRQELEDLLGTLGYDLVRDAEGRPVDAVPPAGRRAVFVGDLVDRGPDTPGVLRLVMGMVESGHAFAVCGNHEQKLVRALRGRDVQVKHGLAESLAQLSAETEEFRRRVERFCDGLVAHYVLDGGDLVVAHAGLPERYHGRASARVRGFALYGDTTGETDEYGLPVRYPWATEYRGRATVLYGHTPTPDAEWVNNTMCLDTGVVFGGKLTALRYPEREVVSVPAHKVWYEPVRPLVAATPDREPDVLALDDVAGRRTIETAHRGRIAVRPEQAASALEVMSRFAMDPHRLPYLPPTMAPTATSKRPDVLEHPEDAFAEYRAAGVREVICEEKHMGSRAVVLVGKDSGAVYTRTGRAFFDGELGEELLDRVRSAVTDAGFWSEFDTDWLLLDAELMPWNAKATGLIRDQYAAVGAAAVGALAPAAEVLRATAARGVDVSDLLARTTSRLANAVGYRDAYQRYCWPTTGLDGVRLAPFQLLATAGRTYHDRSHLWHLETLARLDSPLFTRTRHLVVDTEDAESVAAGVRWWEELTAAGGEGMVVKPLANLVRGERGLVQPGVKVRGREYLRIIYGPDYTEPENLERLRHRGLGAKRSLALREYALGLEALERAARGEPLWRVHECVFAVLALESEPVDPRL; from the coding sequence ATGGAGCTGAAGATCCCGGACCTGTGCCTGGTGGTGCTGGTCGGCGCCTCCGGCTCGGGCAAGTCGACGTTCGCGCGCAAGCACTTCGCGCCGACGCAGGTGTTGTCCAGCGACTACTTCCGCGGCCTGGTGGCCGACGACGAGAACGACCAGACCGCGTCGGGCGCGGCGTTCGACGTGCTGCACTACGTGGCGGGCAAGCGGCTGGCGGCCGGGCGCACGACGGTCGTCGACGCGACCAACGTCCAGCGGGCCGACCGGGCGCAGCTGGTGGAGATCGCGCGCGAGCACGACGTGCTGCCGGTGGCCATCGTGCTGGACCTGCCGGAGGAGGTGTGCCTGGCGCGCAACGCGACCCGGCCCGACCGCGACTTCGGCCCGCACGTCGTGCGCCGGCACCGGACCGCGCTGCGCAAGTCGCTGAAGTTCCTCGCCAAGGAGGGCTTCAAGAAGGTGCACGTGCTGCGCAGCCAGTCCGAAGTGGACGAAGCGGTGATCGTGCCCGAGCCGCTGTACAACGACCTGCGGCACGAGACCGGCCCGTTCGACGTGATCGGCGACGTGCACGGCTGCCGGCAGGAGCTGGAGGACCTGCTCGGCACGCTCGGCTACGACCTGGTGCGCGACGCCGAGGGCCGTCCGGTGGACGCGGTGCCGCCGGCGGGTCGGCGCGCGGTGTTCGTCGGCGACCTGGTCGACCGCGGCCCGGACACGCCGGGTGTGCTGCGGCTGGTCATGGGCATGGTCGAGTCCGGGCACGCGTTCGCCGTGTGCGGCAACCACGAGCAGAAGCTGGTGCGGGCGCTGCGCGGGCGGGACGTCCAGGTCAAGCACGGCCTCGCGGAGTCGCTGGCGCAGCTGTCCGCGGAGACCGAGGAGTTCCGGCGGCGGGTCGAGCGGTTCTGCGACGGCTTGGTGGCGCACTACGTGCTGGACGGCGGTGACCTCGTGGTCGCGCACGCCGGCCTGCCGGAGCGCTACCACGGCCGTGCTTCGGCACGCGTGCGCGGCTTCGCCCTGTACGGCGACACGACCGGCGAGACCGACGAGTACGGCCTGCCGGTGCGCTACCCGTGGGCGACCGAGTACCGCGGCCGGGCGACCGTCCTTTACGGACACACGCCCACGCCGGACGCGGAGTGGGTCAACAACACCATGTGCTTGGACACCGGTGTGGTGTTCGGCGGCAAGCTGACGGCGCTGCGGTACCCGGAGCGCGAGGTCGTGTCGGTGCCCGCGCACAAGGTCTGGTACGAGCCGGTGCGCCCGCTGGTGGCGGCGACGCCGGACCGGGAGCCGGACGTGCTCGCGCTCGACGACGTCGCCGGCCGTCGCACGATCGAGACCGCGCACCGGGGCCGGATCGCCGTGCGTCCCGAGCAGGCCGCGTCCGCGCTGGAGGTGATGAGCCGCTTCGCGATGGACCCGCACCGCCTGCCGTACCTGCCGCCGACGATGGCGCCGACCGCGACCTCCAAGCGGCCGGACGTGCTGGAGCACCCGGAGGACGCCTTCGCCGAGTACCGGGCCGCGGGCGTGCGCGAGGTGATCTGCGAGGAGAAGCACATGGGCTCGCGGGCGGTCGTGCTGGTGGGCAAGGACTCCGGCGCGGTCTACACGCGGACCGGCCGGGCGTTCTTCGACGGCGAGCTGGGGGAGGAGCTGCTGGACCGCGTGCGGTCGGCGGTGACCGACGCCGGCTTCTGGTCGGAGTTCGACACCGACTGGCTGCTGCTGGACGCCGAGCTGATGCCGTGGAACGCCAAGGCCACCGGCCTGATCCGGGACCAGTACGCGGCCGTCGGCGCGGCGGCGGTCGGTGCGCTGGCTCCGGCGGCGGAGGTGTTGCGGGCCACCGCGGCGCGCGGCGTCGACGTGTCGGACCTGTTGGCGCGCACCACGTCCCGCCTGGCCAACGCGGTCGGCTACCGGGACGCCTACCAGCGCTACTGCTGGCCGACCACGGGCCTGGACGGCGTGCGCCTGGCCCCGTTCCAGCTCCTGGCCACGGCCGGCCGCACCTACCACGACCGCTCGCACCTGTGGCACCTGGAGACCTTGGCGCGCTTGGACTCGCCGCTGTTCACCCGCACCCGGCACCTGGTGGTCGACACCGAGGACGCCGAGTCGGTGGCGGCGGGCGTGCGGTGGTGGGAAGAGCTGACCGCGGCCGGCGGGGAGGGCATGGTCGTCAAGCCGCTGGCGAACCTGGTGCGCGGCGAGCGGGGCCTGGTGCAGCCGGGCGTGAAGGTGCGCGGCCGGGAGTACCTGCGCATCATCTACGGCCCGGACTACACCGAACCGGAGAACCTGGAACGCCTGCGGCACCGGGGTCTGGGCGCCAAGCGCTCGCTGGCGCTGCGCGAGTACGCCCTGGGCCTGGAGGCGCTGGAACGCGCGGCACGCGGGGAGCCGCTGTGGCGGGTCCACGAGTGCGTGTTCGCCGTGCTGGCCCTGGAGTCCGAGCCGGTCGACCCGCGGCTGTAG
- a CDS encoding FAD-dependent oxidoreductase: protein MGRHAVVLGGSMGGLLAARALVGHYERVTVVDRDVFPAGPEHRKGVSQGKHFHALLLRGAEVLDRMFPGLVDDFVADGVPRSNFLREATFVLNGQQMVRTDTGASAIQLTRPLLEGTIRSRLASYPGVKVVDGHEVLDPVFDGDRVTGVRTTAGVLDADLVVDALGRGGRSRKWLADHGFPVPAEDSIDIDTMYVSRLVRPKVPYRDKLVLVGPVPGRPTGFAYAAQEGDRWMLTVVGMAGDHPPTDEEGFLAFLRRSAPPEVFESIAAAEPLTELRPHRFPASLRRRYERVRRFPEGLLVFGDAMCSFNPVYGQGMTVAALEAEALRRCLRAGEHDLARRFFRAAAKIIDPVWQLNAGGDLALPEIPGRRPPVTRAVNRYVARLQRVAGHDPVVAKAFVRTIGLLDPPSSMFAPRVLARVVRG, encoded by the coding sequence ATGGGGAGGCACGCGGTGGTGCTCGGCGGCAGCATGGGTGGTCTGCTGGCCGCGCGGGCGTTGGTGGGGCACTACGAACGGGTGACCGTGGTCGACCGGGACGTGTTCCCCGCCGGGCCGGAGCACCGGAAGGGCGTGTCGCAGGGCAAGCACTTCCACGCCTTGCTGCTGCGTGGCGCGGAGGTGTTGGACCGGATGTTCCCGGGGCTCGTGGACGACTTCGTCGCGGACGGCGTGCCGCGGTCGAACTTCTTGCGCGAAGCGACCTTCGTGCTCAACGGGCAGCAGATGGTCCGCACCGACACGGGCGCCTCGGCGATCCAGCTCACCCGGCCCCTGCTCGAGGGCACGATCCGGTCGCGCCTGGCCTCCTACCCGGGCGTCAAGGTCGTGGACGGGCACGAGGTGCTGGACCCGGTGTTCGACGGCGACCGCGTGACCGGTGTGCGCACCACGGCGGGCGTGCTGGACGCCGACCTCGTCGTGGACGCCCTCGGGCGCGGCGGCCGGAGCCGGAAGTGGCTGGCCGACCACGGGTTCCCGGTGCCCGCCGAGGACTCGATCGACATCGACACCATGTACGTGAGCCGGCTCGTGCGGCCCAAGGTGCCGTACCGGGACAAGCTCGTGCTGGTCGGACCGGTGCCGGGTCGCCCGACCGGGTTCGCCTACGCCGCCCAGGAGGGTGACCGCTGGATGCTCACCGTGGTCGGCATGGCGGGCGACCACCCGCCGACCGACGAGGAGGGCTTCCTGGCGTTCCTGCGCCGGTCCGCGCCGCCGGAGGTGTTCGAGAGCATCGCGGCGGCCGAACCGCTGACCGAGCTGCGGCCCCACCGGTTCCCGGCCAGCCTGCGCCGCCGGTACGAGCGGGTGCGCCGGTTCCCCGAGGGGTTGCTGGTGTTCGGCGACGCGATGTGCAGCTTCAACCCCGTCTACGGGCAGGGCATGACGGTCGCCGCCCTGGAGGCGGAGGCCCTGCGCCGCTGCCTGCGCGCGGGCGAGCACGACCTCGCCCGCCGCTTCTTCCGCGCCGCCGCGAAGATCATCGACCCGGTGTGGCAGCTCAACGCCGGCGGCGACCTGGCCCTGCCGGAGATCCCCGGCCGCCGGCCGCCGGTCACGCGAGCGGTCAACCGCTATGTCGCCCGCCTGCAACGCGTGGCCGGCCACGATCCCGTCGTGGCGAAAGCTTTCGTGCGCACGATCGGTCTACTGGACCCGCCGTCGTCGATGTTCGCGCCACGCGTGCTCGCGCGAGTGGTGCGGGGCTGA